One Neisseria sp. Marseille-Q5346 genomic region harbors:
- a CDS encoding cyclic pyranopterin monophosphate synthase MoaC, whose amino-acid sequence MIEFPNQPDFPEQHTAVAVGTVNMSQQAIRVLIENATEKASILTIARVAAIQSIKQTANLIPLHLPGRIIGVQVDFDINVELACLKATLTVQANSNGSIATEALTGLNLALLSVYDMMKDVDRNMMLSGIRLESETSSEGRPFLFDNAYENINF is encoded by the coding sequence ATGATTGAATTTCCCAACCAGCCCGATTTTCCTGAACAACACACCGCCGTCGCCGTCGGCACCGTCAACATGAGCCAGCAGGCGATACGGGTGTTGATAGAGAATGCCACCGAAAAGGCAAGTATCCTGACCATCGCCCGCGTTGCCGCCATTCAGAGCATCAAACAGACCGCCAACCTGATTCCGCTGCACCTGCCCGGACGCATCATCGGCGTGCAGGTTGATTTCGATATTAACGTTGAGCTGGCCTGCCTGAAGGCCACGCTAACCGTCCAAGCGAACAGCAACGGCAGCATTGCCACCGAAGCCCTGACCGGCCTCAATTTGGCGCTCTTGAGCGTTTACGACATGATGAAAGACGTTGACCGCAATATGATGCTCAGCGGAATCCGCCTGGAATCCGAAACCAGCAGTGAAGGCCGTCCTTTCCTGTTTGACAACGCATACGAAAATATTAATTTCTAA
- the argJ gene encoding bifunctional glutamate N-acetyltransferase/amino-acid acetyltransferase ArgJ produces the protein MAVNLTEKRADELLEIDGIRLFTGRAGIKQQDRDDLTLMVLGGGHTVGAVFTQNRFCAAPVHIAKSHLFDQDGVCALVINTGNANAGTGAQGRLDAIKVCAAAAEQVGCQSNQIMPFSTGVILEPLPVDKIVAALPQVRPAFWSDAARAIMTTDTVPKAASRTGLVGEKHTVRATGIAKGSGMIHPNMATMLSFIATDAKVSQPILQLMTQEIADESFNTITVDGDTSTNDSFVIMATGRCGQSEIDNTADPRYAQLKALLGSLALELAQAIVRDGEGATKFITIEVQNAKTREEARKVAYAVAHSPLVKTAFFASDPNLGRLLAAVGYAGIEDLDVDALKMWLDDVLVAENGGRAESYTEEAGQAVMNRPEITVRIDLQRGDTEAVVYTCDLSHEYVSINADYRS, from the coding sequence ATGGCTGTAAATTTGACTGAAAAACGTGCAGACGAATTGTTGGAAATCGACGGCATCCGTCTGTTTACAGGTCGTGCCGGCATCAAGCAACAAGACCGCGACGATTTGACGCTGATGGTGTTGGGCGGCGGACATACGGTGGGCGCGGTGTTTACGCAAAACCGTTTCTGCGCCGCGCCGGTGCATATCGCCAAGTCGCATCTGTTTGACCAAGACGGCGTGTGTGCCTTAGTCATCAATACGGGTAATGCCAATGCAGGTACCGGCGCACAAGGCCGTCTGGACGCGATTAAAGTGTGCGCAGCGGCGGCGGAACAGGTCGGCTGCCAATCCAATCAGATTATGCCGTTTTCGACCGGCGTGATTTTAGAGCCGCTGCCTGTGGATAAAATCGTGGCCGCTTTGCCGCAAGTGCGCCCTGCATTTTGGTCGGATGCGGCGCGTGCCATCATGACGACGGATACTGTACCGAAAGCCGCTTCACGCACGGGCTTGGTCGGCGAGAAACACACAGTCCGTGCTACCGGTATCGCCAAAGGCTCGGGCATGATTCATCCGAACATGGCGACCATGTTGTCGTTTATCGCCACCGATGCCAAAGTGTCCCAACCGATTTTGCAGCTGATGACGCAAGAAATCGCAGACGAAAGTTTCAATACGATTACCGTGGACGGCGATACCAGCACCAACGACAGCTTCGTGATTATGGCGACAGGCCGTTGCGGTCAGAGCGAAATCGACAATACCGCCGATCCGCGCTATGCGCAGCTCAAAGCCTTGCTTGGTTCGCTGGCTTTGGAACTGGCGCAGGCGATTGTCCGTGATGGCGAGGGTGCGACCAAGTTCATCACGATTGAAGTGCAAAACGCGAAAACCCGTGAAGAGGCGCGCAAAGTGGCTTATGCCGTCGCCCATTCGCCTTTGGTGAAAACCGCGTTCTTTGCCTCCGACCCGAACTTGGGCCGTCTGTTGGCCGCCGTCGGCTATGCCGGTATTGAAGACTTGGATGTCGATGCTTTGAAAATGTGGCTGGATGACGTGTTGGTAGCCGAAAACGGCGGCCGCGCGGAAAGCTATACCGAAGAAGCAGGGCAAGCCGTGATGAACCGTCCGGAAATCACCGTCCGCATCGATTTGCAACGCGGCGATACGGAGGCGGTTGTCTATACCTGCGATTTGTCGCACGAGTATGTGTCGATTAACGCGGATTACCGTTCTTAA
- a CDS encoding LrgB family protein, protein MDGLLRMPSVMLFLTLAVYALAVQIRARTGNVLCNPVLISTLVLMGYLKVFAIDYELYHSASHFIDFWLKPAVVLLAVPLYRNWDRIRSQWLPVVLSQLAGSVTGIVTGVYFAKWLGASREVILSLASKSVTNPIAIEITASIGGIPAITAATVIIAGLFGQMAGYKVLKGTLYMPSSVGMSLGTASHAMGIAASLEYGRRMAAYAGLGLTLNGVLTAVLVPILIPLLGV, encoded by the coding sequence ATAGACGGGCTGTTGCGCATGCCCTCGGTCATGCTGTTCCTGACTTTGGCCGTATATGCTTTGGCAGTGCAGATTCGGGCGCGCACGGGGAATGTGCTGTGTAATCCGGTATTGATCAGTACGCTGGTGTTGATGGGGTATTTGAAAGTATTTGCCATCGATTACGAGCTGTACCATTCTGCTTCGCACTTTATTGATTTTTGGTTGAAACCGGCAGTCGTGTTGCTGGCGGTGCCGCTTTATCGAAATTGGGACCGTATCCGCAGCCAGTGGTTGCCGGTGGTGTTGTCGCAGTTGGCGGGTAGCGTGACAGGCATTGTTACGGGCGTGTATTTTGCCAAATGGCTGGGCGCTTCGCGCGAAGTGATTTTGTCGCTGGCTTCCAAATCGGTGACCAACCCGATTGCGATCGAAATCACGGCGTCTATCGGCGGTATTCCGGCGATTACGGCGGCAACGGTGATTATTGCCGGACTTTTTGGACAGATGGCCGGATATAAAGTGTTGAAAGGGACGTTGTATATGCCTTCTTCAGTAGGAATGTCTTTGGGTACGGCCTCGCATGCGATGGGTATTGCAGCGTCTTTGGAATACGGCCGCCGTATGGCTGCATATGCCGGCTTGGGCTTGACGCTCAACGGCGTATTGACGGCGGTATTGGTGCCTATCTTGATTCCCTTATTGGGCGTATAG
- a CDS encoding HesA/MoeB/ThiF family protein — protein sequence MNDQQLLRFSRHILLDEIGIEGQEKLLAAHVLVVGCGGLGAAALPYLAAAGIGSLTIADADTIDETNLQRQITFTEADIGKNKALVMQGRLKQINSQTHITAIAEFLDEARLVELANAADIILDCSDNYPTRQAVNRAAVATRTPLVSAAAVGFDGQIAVYRPDFPDTPCYACLFDGEQASDGACALFGVFSPLVGVIGTTQAAEALKVLIGIGAPSHGKLSTYNALSGKWQQYGVRRNPECPVCGGR from the coding sequence ATGAACGATCAACAACTCCTGCGGTTCAGCCGCCATATCCTGCTGGATGAAATTGGTATCGAAGGCCAAGAAAAACTCTTGGCCGCCCATGTGCTTGTTGTCGGTTGCGGCGGGCTGGGTGCGGCGGCCTTGCCGTATCTTGCCGCCGCCGGTATCGGCAGCCTGACAATTGCCGATGCCGATACCATCGACGAGACCAACCTTCAACGCCAAATCACGTTTACCGAAGCCGACATCGGTAAAAACAAGGCTTTGGTCATGCAAGGCCGTCTGAAACAGATCAACAGCCAAACACACATTACAGCCATTGCCGAATTTCTTGATGAGGCCAGGCTTGTCGAATTGGCAAACGCCGCCGACATCATCCTCGATTGTTCCGACAATTATCCCACGCGCCAGGCGGTCAACCGCGCCGCCGTTGCCACGCGCACGCCTTTGGTTTCCGCCGCGGCCGTCGGCTTTGACGGACAAATCGCCGTGTACCGTCCCGATTTTCCCGATACGCCTTGCTATGCCTGTCTGTTTGACGGCGAACAAGCCAGTGACGGCGCTTGTGCATTGTTCGGTGTTTTTTCACCATTGGTCGGCGTTATCGGAACGACCCAAGCCGCCGAAGCGCTCAAAGTACTGATCGGAATCGGTGCGCCGTCGCACGGCAAACTTTCTACCTATAACGCGTTGAGCGGAAAATGGCAGCAATACGGGGTGAGACGTAATCCCGAATGCCCGGTTTGCGGCGGCCGTTAA
- a CDS encoding CidA/LrgA family protein yields MNIIRALLVVLGCLALGEATVWILGLKLPGSIVGMALLFAALQAGWVKLSWVGELADILMANLTLFLVPPCVAVISYLDVIANDWFSILTATIGSTICVLLVTGKVHEWVRRRM; encoded by the coding sequence ATGAATATTATTCGTGCCTTATTGGTGGTATTGGGTTGCTTGGCTTTGGGCGAGGCAACCGTTTGGATTTTGGGGTTGAAACTGCCGGGCAGTATTGTCGGCATGGCTTTGCTGTTTGCCGCGCTTCAGGCCGGCTGGGTCAAATTGTCTTGGGTGGGAGAGCTGGCAGATATTTTGATGGCAAACCTGACTTTGTTTTTGGTGCCGCCTTGCGTGGCCGTCATCAGCTATTTGGACGTGATTGCAAACGACTGGTTTTCAATTTTGACGGCCACAATCGGCAGTACGATCTGCGTATTGTTGGTGACCGGCAAAGTGCATGAGTGGGTCAGGAGGCGGATGTAA